A part of Rhopalosiphum maidis isolate BTI-1 chromosome 3, ASM367621v3, whole genome shotgun sequence genomic DNA contains:
- the LOC113557938 gene encoding calcium-binding mitochondrial carrier protein SCaMC-1-like has protein sequence MVCDGQFESCMEEITDVGGFRAAARHVYNRQGLRGFWRGNGLSVLKSSPEFAIKFSVYDYTKRQLKASRNDGHLDARDRFVAGAVAGVFGQTFLYPLDTVKTRLIVGKYTNTMDVVVKTYKNGGASAFFKGFWPSTLSIFLFTGIELMTYEHIKENYSHYCEKDDCLRLIVNFYSAFISSTVGVVICYPISTVITRLQIDDGRSSGTMKKVSEKCGQRRPFSANFLCNGLLLYRGIGGSIVKMLPTTSIGYVIYEELCKSFGVRMS, from the exons attaccGACGTCGGTGGTTTTCGAGCTGCAGCCCGACACGTGTACAACAGACAGGGATTACGCGGATTTTGGCGTGGTAACGGGTTGAGCGTGCTAAAGTCATCACCCGAGTTCGCCATCAAGTTTAGCGTATACGACTACACAAAACGTCAGCTGAAAGCATCCCGGAACGATGGCCACTTGGATGCCCGTGACAGGTTCGTGGCCGGGGCGGTGGCCGGTGTGTTTGGCCAGACATTCCTGTACCCGCTCGAT ACTGTAAAAACACGTCTGATCGTGGGCAAATACACGAATACCATGGACGTGGTGGTCAAGACTTACAAAAACGGAGGCGCGTCTGCATTTTTTAAAGGTTTCTGGCCTAGTACATTAAGTATTTTCTTGTTTACTGGCATTGAGCTTATGACTTACGAACATATCAAGGAAAATTATTCCCATTACTGTGAAAAAGACGACTGCCTGAGGTTGATTGTTAACTTTTACTCGGCATTTATCTCCAGCACTGTGGGTGTCGTGATATGTTATCCAATATCTACTGTTATCACTAGACTTCAAATTGATGACg gACGCTCGAGCGGAACGATGAAAAAGGTGTCGGAAAAATGTGGCCAGCGGCGGCCTTTTTCGGCCAACTTCCTATGCAACGGTCTACTGCTTTACAGAGGCATCGGCGGCAGTATCGTGAAAATGTTACCCACCACTTCCATTGGCTACGTGATCTACGAAGAGTTGTGCAAGTCGTTCGGCGTACGGATGTCGTGA
- the LOC113558782 gene encoding uncharacterized protein LOC113558782 — MKSSVVLCLLGLVIIQQCMSVHIHYRGEKTIKENDEDYDVHISHEGGDHAGHKHVDCDHPIHKEEDHADHKHQFAKNVGYSPEEDRLARIRHQLRHHTEHTHE, encoded by the exons ATGAAATCTTCG gtTGTATTGTGTTTGTTGGGACttgttataatacaacaatgtATGAGTGTTCACATTCATTACCGAGGAGAAAAAACCATTAAAGAAAATGACGAAGACTACGATGTTCACATTAGTCATGAAGGAGGTGACCACGCAGGCCACAAACACGTCGATTGTGATCACCCAATCCATAAGGAAGAAGATCACGCCGATCATAAGCATCAATTTGCAAAAAACGTAGGTTATAGTCCTGAAGAAGATCGTCTCGCTCGCATTCGCCATCAATTGAGACATCACACAGAGCATACCCACGAATAA